The Salvelinus alpinus chromosome 22, SLU_Salpinus.1, whole genome shotgun sequence DNA window GTGGTTGTGAAATTATgctaatgcccttttagtgtaagagctggcTGAAAAGACcgtctgaaatttcagcctgttttgttgGGATAGAGTTTTGGCCTGCATGGTGACATCACCCGGCActtaattagttaatagaccaataacaaagatagttccaaacctctgccaacaACAGCTAATTtacccctccccactcagactactcccagacagtcctagcaaaatctTTGCTTGAGCATTTGctttttgctaagaagctattttaatTTCTTATTGACCATTttcatttaaaacaatcacagtaaggtacttatttCTTACCCAGAAAtggtttgatattgagataaaaacggctgtatTGGCCCTTCAAAGAAATCCATCACCCATAGTATACTATACATACTTAAACTGATCTATACATACTTAAACTGAAGTGGTACATGATCATAACATTACAGTCGGCACATGTGCTGTCTAGTCAATAGTGCAAAACTTTATCTTGCGTGACATTTGCTTATAAATTATTTCTGAAGCATCTACAGCATATAGGTCCTATAAAGGGTTTATTAATTATCAATGATCTACACCTCTAGGCATGACAATGCTTAGATTGGTGTTTTTCAGAAAGCCAAATGCTTCCTCAATATTCTCATTTAGATCAACACTAGCACTGGCTGGCACTGGCTGCCCTGTAGtgtttacatacagtgcattcggaaagaattcaggccccttgacttttttcacattttgttacgttacagccttattctaaaatttattaaattgttattttcaatctatacacaataccccaaaatgacaaagcaaaatcaggttttaagaaatgttagcaaatttaaaatatcacatttacataagtattcagaccttttacacagtactttgttgaagcacctttggcagcaattacagccttaataagtcttcttgggtatgacgctacaagcttggtacacctgtatttggggagtttctcccattcttctctgcagatcctcttaagctctgtcagatcggatgtggagcgttgctgcacagctgttttcaggtctctccagagatgttcgatcggattcaagtccgggctctggctggcccattcaaggacattcagggacttgtcccaaagtcactcctgcgttgtcttggctgtgtgctaagggtggttgtactgttggaaggtgaaccttcgccccagtctgaggtcctgagcattctggagcaggttttcatcaaggatctctctgatcTCTCCAATCATcattctctcgatcctgactagtctcccagtccctcccttTGTATCTCTGTTCTTTACTGACCAGATCAGTCAGTCAATTCAGTCTTCGTTCACAGTCGCTGATGTCCTTGTCTGTTCCTAAGGATAGAACTGAGATGGGGAAACAATCTTTTTCCCATAATGCCCCTTCATCCTCGAACATGCTTCAAAAGATTTTAAAGTTAGGGGAGTTAGTGTCCTTGCCTGTTTTTAAGACTCTGATTGACAACACTGTTTGTGATAACCGCAATTGTTTCTAATCTTCAATTGTACCTGTAACTTGTGACACTTTGTATTTTGTGTGTAATTTGtatttttctgtaatattttatgGACACACTGCTATTTCTCTGTTGTTTTGCCTTCTTGCCAGGTCGCCTTCGCAAAAGAGGTTTTTAACCTCAATTGGTtttaactggttaaataaaggtaaaaaaaataaaaacatccccacactatgatgctgccaccaccatgcttcaccgtggggatggtgccagggttcctccagacgtgacgctaggcattcaggccaaagagttcaatcttggtttcgtcagaccggagaatcttgtttctcatggtctgagagtctttaggtgccttttggcaaactccaagcgggctttcatgtgccttttaatgaggagtggcttctgtctgaccattaccataaaggcctgacttgtggagtgctgcagagatggttctccttctggaaggttctcctatctccacaggggaactctggagctctgtcgaagtgaccatcgggttctttgtcacctccctgaccaaggcccttcttccccatttgctcagtttggccgggtggccagctctaggaagagtcttggtggttccaaacttcttccatttgagaatgatggccactgtgttcttggggaccttcaatgctgcagaaatgttttggtacccttccccaggtctgtgcctcaacacaatcctgtcttggagctctacggacaattccttcgacctcatggcttggcttttgctctgacatgcactgtcaacagttggaccttatatagacaagtgcgtgcctttccaaataatgtccaatcaattgaatttaccacaggtggactccaatcaagttgtagaaacatctcaggatgatcaatggaaacaggatgcacctgagatcaatttcgattctcatagcaaagggtctgaatactatttctgttttaaatttttaatacatttgtaaaaaattctaaaacctgttctggctttgtcattatgggtattgtgtgtagattgatgagaaaataaataatttaattcattttagaataaggctgtaacgtaacaaaatgtggaaaaagtcaaggggtctgaatactttccgaatgcactgtatgacacACGGACAAGACCTAATCCAGCCTTTCAGCCCAACCACACAAAGTAACAATTGAATTCCTGCCCTCGCCAACTGCAGGGGAATGGTCCTCATGTCCTCCGTTACAGAGCCACAGTGGATGGACTACATCATGATGAAGCAGAGACACAGATGCTGCAGAGGATACTGAGGCTTGGTCTTTACATTGGATCCCATGATGGACATTCAAGTGGATGGATAGACTCTTAAAATACTTATTTTAATGGAGATACAACCTGTTCTGTGTGTTTCGTCTGTAGACTTTGATTGGATCCATACGTCATTGATGCAAGCTACTTATAGTGTTTTCAGTATACCATTAGAAATGATAACACAGTCCTGTTTGGTACCTACAGTTCCTGGAAGACACTTTTAGTGAACATTATGTATTGTGAGATTTTATCTCTGTGTTAGGTCTATAAGTGGATGGGGCAAAGCACTAAGACTAGAGGTCTACAGAAAGAGAAATGCTGTGGTCATAACTGGTGAATATAAGCCTAAAACTGCTGGATGATTCCTCTAATTTGTCATCACATTTCATTCAAAGATTGACTGAGCATAATCTGGAAAAGTGAGAAATGTTCAATCTTTCATTTCtctaaattgtattttttaaactggCGAAGAGCAGAACCTTTGCATAAACTGGCATTGTTTTCCTTTTCCAGTTTGTTCCCTGCTGTTACTGTTTGACTATTCCCGGCTGTTCAGAAAAGGTGCCTCCCATTGTATTTTAAAATCTTTGTTAAACTGTACATTGGCTGCCTTTGTATCCCCACAGTACAATGAGAGTTTCAGATAGAGTGGCTGAATATGTCTGGTCAGCCTATTTTCCCATACCAGGCTCAACACCGTTCATATCATCCATTAAACAGAACTTATATTAATTATAGCCAATGCGGACTGCATGGCAAAGCATTTTTTACAGATTTGCATTGAAAAGAGACAAACTATCCAGAGGTGAGTGGATTTTTAACTATTTTGTTAGGATTGTTCTTCTCTGGTTGTGTTTTCAATTGTTATGATAAAAGGCAAGGAGTAAAAACCTTTTCTGCTGTTACAATTTCCTTTGCATTGTATCCCCCTCACTGATATGGGCATACTCTAGCATTATTGTGTATCAACAGCTGTTTGAGAAGTTATGAGATAATGAGTGACATTCTTTGTAAAATTATTTATTCAACCATCTTAGACCAGATAAGAAGTCATTTTCTCTCACTGTTTGCAAAACAGTAGAAAATGTTCCTttgcatacactaccgttcaaaagtttggggtcacttagaaatgtccttgtttttgaaagaaaagcatgtgGGTGTCAAAATCATTCGGACTCTACTGTTTTAGGTAGCAGTGCACTGAGAGGTTCTGATTCACACACTTGTCCCTTCAAAAACCTCCACACCCCTCCCCCAGGTTAAACCATGGGAGACTGGTCCATTCTCGGACGCTTCCTGTCCGAGGTGCAGAACCACTCCACAGTGATCGGCAAGATCTGGCTGACCATGCTGCTGATCTTCCGCATCCTGCTGGTGACCCTGGTGGGGGACGCGGTGTACAGCGATGAGCAGTCCAAGTTCACCTGCAACACCCTGCAGCCCGGCTGCAACAACGTCTGCTACGACACCTTCGCCCCCGTCTCACACCTGCGCTTCTGGGTCTTCCAGATCGTCTTGGTCTCCACGCCGTCCATCTTCTACATCGTTTACGTCCTGCACAAGATCGCCAAGGACGAGAAGCTGGAGATCCAGAAGGGGCAGGTGACGGCTGAGCGGACCTCCAAGAAGTTCTTTGGGCAGCTGGGAAGGGAAGGGCTGGAGAACATGGAGACTGGTATGCCCACCTACTGCCCTGGGTACAGGGAGGAGTGGGTTGGTCAGGAAGCGGAGGGGGTGGAGCAGAGCCTGCTGGAGGAGGACTATGGGGAGTTGGGGGAGGATCCCACTCAGCTCTCCAGCCAGGTGCTGCTCATCTACATCCTGCACGTGCTGCTGCGCTCCGTCATGGAGATCACCTTCCTGGTGGGGCAGTACTACCTGTTTGGCTTCGAGGTGCCTCAACTGTACCGCTGCGAGACCTACCCCTGCCCCACCCGCACAGACTGCTTCGTGTCACGTGCCACTGAGAAGACCATCTTTCTCAACTTCATGTTCAGCATTAGCGTGGGCTGCTTTGTGCTCAACATCGCAGAGCTGCACTTTCTGGGCTGGGTCTACATCTTCCGCGTACTGTGCTCCGCTTGCTCCACCTGCTTCCGCCCTGAGAGGAACCCTGTGGGGCTGTACGACCACCACAACCCTCTGCTGCTGCAGCTCAAACACTCTCTGAGGGGCAGGGTGGTCCTGGAGACTCCCACTCCCATGGCCCAGAAGAAGGCTGGGGGCCACCTGCTCACTCATGCCCCAGCCATCTCCTTTGAGACCGATTCTACTGTGGAGTGCACCTCCAAGAGGACTCCGGAAGAGAGGGACCGGGTTAAGGTTAAACTGGCCAACATGGCCAAGATGGAACGGACTAAGAAGTCTTGGCTGTGAAAGGCCCATTCTGTGTGATTCTCAGATGTAGCATTTTCCACTTTTGAAACAACAATGGGAAAGACAGAGTTTATAGCATAGGTTGCTCAGATTGGGCATTTGGAGAATGAGAGTATACTCTTGATTCAGAAAGAAAGATTCAGCGTTATCATCCATACCATCGCCTAAAATTACATAAAGAACATTCAAACTGTTCCTGAGTTTCAAAAGAAAgagaaaagtaaaacattttgctGGGAAATTGTTTTCATTCAGTTTACAGTCATTATCTTCAGTCTGTTCACACAAGTCCTACTGTACACAATCTCAGGGTTCTTCAATACAAACACACCTGTTTCATAAAACATGACACGTTTTCACATTCTAACAATGTTTGAAGGATACTTTTCAATAATTCCTTTTAATTGTTGAAATATATAGCTGGCAGAGTAGTTTTGACCTGTGTGCAGACAGTCATTTATGTTGTCTAAAGGGACTTTGTCTCTTATAACATTATTCTTTTTCAGAATAATCTAATCTGATTGACTGGTGGGTAGTCACTAACTATTTGTAGCATGTGTGCCTCTTTTTATTGATATTTGCATGGTATGTATGTGTATAGATCTTTAGTAATTAATGTTGAAATTATCCAAGGGTTTTTATTAACTGAAATGTTTATAGTTGGTGTCCCGATCTCAAATGCTCTCATATTTGCCCATAGTATTTCAAAAACGGCAGAATCAAACAGTATTGGAACAGTGACTTGTATTTCTCATCCAGAAGTGTAAGAATTTTAGAAGAATGTAATTTCAACAGTCAAATGTTGCACTGTTTGATAAGACAGTGTATGGAAAACCTGCATTTGAATGAGTTTAGTTGTGAGTTTGAAATCTGACCACAAGAGGTCACTATAATACTTTAAGTTATCAAACAGGGTTGTGCTGAAAATCAAATGAACCACAGCCAAATAAATCATTTGTAATTAAGAGTAAGATTAAAAAAGACTTGTATAATGTACTTTCTTGATGAAATAcattctaaaatgtaaatatctgTTTTTCTGAGTATGTAGTGCACATATCTGTGAGGATCAgaccctttttttaaatgttcgcctaaaatgacaaatctaac harbors:
- the LOC139549352 gene encoding gap junction delta-2 protein-like; amino-acid sequence: MGDWSILGRFLSEVQNHSTVIGKIWLTMLLIFRILLVTLVGDAVYSDEQSKFTCNTLQPGCNNVCYDTFAPVSHLRFWVFQIVLVSTPSIFYIVYVLHKIAKDEKLEIQKGQVTAERTSKKFFGQLGREGLENMETGMPTYCPGYREEWVGQEAEGVEQSLLEEDYGELGEDPTQLSSQVLLIYILHVLLRSVMEITFLVGQYYLFGFEVPQLYRCETYPCPTRTDCFVSRATEKTIFLNFMFSISVGCFVLNIAELHFLGWVYIFRVLCSACSTCFRPERNPVGLYDHHNPLLLQLKHSLRGRVVLETPTPMAQKKAGGHLLTHAPAISFETDSTVECTSKRTPEERDRVKVKLANMAKMERTKKSWL